DNA sequence from the Oscillatoria sp. FACHB-1406 genome:
GGGCAAGAAGTGGCTAAAAAAATTGGTTTGACGCAGTATTCGCTAACCAACCCTGAAGATAATGTTGCGATCGGTACGGCTTATTTAGATTACACCCACGAGCAATATGCCAACAATTCGTTGATGGCGATCGCGAGTTACAATGCCGGTCCGGGCAACGTCAGTTCTTGGTTACAACGCTTCAATCCTCAAGATCCGGATTCGTTCGTCGAACAGATTCCCTTTGCAGAAACTCAGGGTTACGTCGAATCTGTATTTAGTAACTATTGGAATTACTTGAGGATTTATAATCCCGAGATTGCTGAAAAACTTTCTCTGTAAAAATACCGGTAGCAGTGGGTCGCGAGGTCGTCGCTAGAATAATTCATGAAAATGTTCAGGAATTTTATGGGGATCGCCTTATAATTGATTTGACAACCTACGCCGACGGTTTAGGTTTGCCCCACTCTCTCTCAAAGTTTGACTTTACTGCTTCGCGATAAGCGGGCTGAGTCTTCCCTTTAGGAGTACAGGGATTTCCCTAGGCGGCTAGCTGCCTCAAAAGGGTTTCCTTCGGTAGCGTGAGTTATAAGAATGATTGAGTGTTACCTCAACCTGTCGGTTGGTTTGATAATATCGCGATCGCTAGTCGAACGTAGCCTTATATGAGCTACTGCATCAATCCTCGTTGTCCGAATCCTCGCAATCCGGTCGATATTGATAGCCATTTTTGTCGTCATTGCGGTTCTTGCTTGCTATTATTCGACGGCTATCGCGCCGCCCGAATTATGAGCGACAACAGCGGTTTTGCGATCGTTTACGAAATCTCTGATGGAACGACGCACAAAATACTCAAGGCGCTTAAGCCCGCCCACAACGAGAATAAGAAGGTTGTTGAATTGTTTCGACAAGAGGCCTCACTCCTCAGCCAACTCAGACATCCCGGTATCCCCAAAGTTGAAGCGAATAGTTATTTCCTGTATACCCCACGCGATGGGGGCGAACCCCTCCATTGCTTCGTAATGGAAAAGATCGAAGGGCCTACTTTGAAAGAGTGGATGCACCAACAAGGTAACTTATTGATTAGCGAGCGCCAAGCCCTCCATTGGATCAAGCAATTAGCAGAAATTTTGCAAGTCGTTCACCAACAAAATTTCCTTCATCGCGATCTTAAATTACAGAATATTATGTTGCGCCCTAACGGTCAACTCGTATTGATTGATTTTGGTGCGGCGCGCGAAATAAGCTACAGTTATCTCGCTCGGACGGGAGTCTCCCGTCCAGGGGCAAAGATTAGTTCGGCTGGATATACGCCCCCAGAACAAGCGAAAGGTCACGCCGTTCCTCAGTCCGATTTTTATGCCTTGGGTCGGACTTTTATCTATTTATTGACCGGTCAACAATTTGGTGAAGGTAACGTGCTTTACGATCCCTTAACGGATAAATTAAACTGGAGAAAATACGCGCTCGATATTTCGTCCGAATTTGCCGATTTTCTCGATCGCTTGATGGCATCGAAAGCAAGCGATCGCCCAAAAGATGCAGGAGAAATTATTAAAACAGTTAATCAATTGTTGCAAAGCGCTCGCGATCGCCATCCACCCAATAATGGACGCAGAATTCCCCTCACCGACCTCCATCTGTCACCCGACAGTCCCACGCTAACGCAAGGGACTCAGGACTCATCGAACCGACATTTGACGTTAGCAAGCTTAGCCATAGCTTGGGTCGCTGTTTGGGGACAGCGGGAGTTGGTAAACTTATCGCACCCTCTTTAGCTTAAATCTATTCGGCATCTCCAAAAATTTCCTTGAAACCCTTGATACGCTGTACAAAAATTGGGGTTTCTGGAGATGTCTATTCGGCATCGAGTTGACGAATCACTCGGCAAGGATTGCCAACAGCAACGACATTCGCCGGAATATCTTTAACTACGACACTCCCCGCGCCAATCGTCGTATTATCGCCAATAGTTACGCCGGGGCAGATAACAACATTTCCGCCCAGCCAAACGTTATTACCGATTTTAATCGCGGCGGCGGATTCTTTGCCGGAGAGTCTTTCTTGGGGATTTACCGGGTGCGTTGCGGTATAAATTTGGACATTGGGCCCCAATAAAACATCATCGCCAATTTCAACGCGATTGCAGTCTAAAATGATGCAGTTAAAGTTAAAGTAGACGCGATCGCCGGTAAAAATATTGCTGCCGTAGTCGCATTGACGACTCCCCGTCCTAAAGGAGCGGGGATTCTCGCATCATAGGGAGATTCTAGAAGGGGCATAGACCCCAACCCCGATATCTTTACCCTCAACGAGCGTTGATGCGATCTGCCCGACCGCATTTAATCCTCTTTCTTTCACCACTTGCGCGGCTGCCACGTCTCGATTTGTGGTATAGCCGCAACTATCACAATGATGGACTCTTTGAGCTAGGGTTTTCTTTCCACAATTCGTCCCGCAATTCGGACAGACCTGGCTTGTCTCCCTCGCATCCACTCTGGCAAAATACACACCTCTTTTCCAGCAGACATGACTGAGAATATTCAGGAAAGAACCCCATGCCGCGTCCAGGCAGGCTTTTCTTAAAGCCGAGCGACCGAGCGCTTTCAGATTCAAGTCCTCAGCAAATATCATCCCTACTCCATCGCATAATCGATGAGCCAACTTAAAAAAGAAGTCCTTACGGCAGTTGTGTATCTTTTCATGGAGCAGCCCAATCTGACGCTTAATTCTCAACCAGCGCCTCGAACCCTTAGTCTTGTTCTTCA
Encoded proteins:
- a CDS encoding DapH/DapD/GlmU-related protein, whose product is MGPNVQIYTATHPVNPQERLSGKESAAAIKIGNNVWLGGNVVICPGVTIGDNTTIGAGSVVVKDIPANVVAVGNPCRVIRQLDAE
- a CDS encoding serine/threonine-protein kinase encodes the protein MSYCINPRCPNPRNPVDIDSHFCRHCGSCLLLFDGYRAARIMSDNSGFAIVYEISDGTTHKILKALKPAHNENKKVVELFRQEASLLSQLRHPGIPKVEANSYFLYTPRDGGEPLHCFVMEKIEGPTLKEWMHQQGNLLISERQALHWIKQLAEILQVVHQQNFLHRDLKLQNIMLRPNGQLVLIDFGAAREISYSYLARTGVSRPGAKISSAGYTPPEQAKGHAVPQSDFYALGRTFIYLLTGQQFGEGNVLYDPLTDKLNWRKYALDISSEFADFLDRLMASKASDRPKDAGEIIKTVNQLLQSARDRHPPNNGRRIPLTDLHLSPDSPTLTQGTQDSSNRHLTLASLAIAWVAVWGQRELVNLSHPL